One genomic segment of Rhinolophus sinicus isolate RSC01 linkage group LG11, ASM3656204v1, whole genome shotgun sequence includes these proteins:
- the ELMO3 gene encoding engulfment and cell motility protein 3, which yields MPPPRDVVKIAVQMRDAIPQLIQLDQAKPLAAVLKEVCDAWSLAHSERYALQFADGHRRYITENNRTEIKNGSILCLSTAPDLEAEQLLGGLQRGSREGRREALQHLGQLAPDMTFAQEVISRDGLQRLGTIIEDGDDLGEVLALALKAFLELMEHGVVSWETLSIPFVRKVVSYVNMNLMDASVQPRALRLLESVTLSSPALAQLVKSEVTLDRLLVHLQVLNQELQTKAMALLTALLQGASPAERKHMLDYLWQRNFRQFIYKNIIHSAAPLGDEMAHHLYVLQSLTLGLLEPRMRTPVDPYSQEQREQLQALRQAAFEPEGESLGAGLSADRRRSLCAREFRKLGFSNSNPAQDLERVPPGLLALDNMLYFSRQAPSAYSRFVLENSSREDKHECPFARSSIQLTVLLCELLRVGEPCSETAQDFSPMFFGQDQSFHELFCVSIQLLNKTWKEMRATQEDFDKVMQVVREQLARTLALKPSSLELFRTKVNALTYGEVLRLRQTERLHQEGTLAPPILELREKLKPELLGLIRQQRLLRLCEGTLFRKISSRRRQDKLWFCCLSPNHKVLQYGDVEDSAGPPAPESLPEQLPVADIRALLTGKDCPHVREKGSVKNKDLYELAFSVSYDHGEEEAYLNFIAPSKREFHLWTDGLSTLLGSPMGSEQTRLDLEQLLTMETKLRLLELENVSIPEQPPPIPPPPTNFNFCYDCNIAEP from the exons ATGCCGCCCCCGCGGGACGTGGTGAAGATCGCCGTCCAGATGCGTGACGCCATCCCGCAGCTCATCCAGTTGGACCAG GCAAAGCCCCTGGCCGCTGTGCTGAAGGAGGTGTGCGACGC GTGGAGCCTAGCTCACTCTGAGCGCTATGCCCTGCAGTTTGCTGATGGGCACAGGAGATACATCACTGAGAAT AACCGCACGGAGATCAAGAATGGTAGCATCCTGTGCCTCAGCACTGCCCCA GACCTTGAGGCTGAGCAACTGTTGGGTGGGCTGCAGCGTGGGAGTCGTGAAGGACGTCGGGAAGCCCTGCAGCACCTCGGCCAGCTGGCGCCCGACATGACCTTTGCCCAGGAGGTTATCAGCCGTGATGGGCTTCAGAGACTAGGCACCATCATTGAGGATGGGGATGA CCTAGGGGAGGTGCTGGCCCTGGCACTGAAGGCCTTCTTGGAGCTCATGGAGCACGGCGTGGTGTCCTGGGAGACGCTCAGCATCCCCTTTGTTAGGAAG GTGGTGTCCTATGTGAACATGAACCTGATGGACGCGTCTGTGCAGCCCCGGGCCCTCAGGCTGCTGGAGagtgtgaccttgagcagccCTGCCCTGGCTCAGCTGGTGAAGAGTGAGGTTACACTGGATAGGCTGCTGGTGCACCTGCAGGT GTTGAACCAGgagctgcaaaccaaggccatGGCACTGCTGACAGCTTTGTTGCAGGGGGCCAGCCCTGCTGAACGTAAG CACATGCTTGACTACCTGTGGCAGAGAAACTTTCGCCAATTCATCTATAAG AACATCATCCACAGTGCAGCGCCCCTGGGTGACGAGATGGCTCACCACTTGTATGTACTGCAGTCCCTTACGCTGGGGCTGCTGGAGCCGCGCATGCGGACACCAGTGGACCCCTACAGCCAG GAGCAGCGGGAGCAGCTGCAGGCCCTGCGCCAGGCTGCCTTTGAGCCGGAGGGGGAGTCCCTTGGTGCCGGGCTGAGTGCTGACCGTCGCCGTTCCCTCTGTGCCCGCGAGTTCCGCAAACTGGGCTTCTCC AACAGCAACCCTGCGCAGGACCTAGAGCGTGTGCCCCCCGGCCTGCTGGCCCTGGACAACATGCTCTACTTCTCCAGACAGGCACCCAGTGCCTACAGCCGG TTCGTGTTGGAGAACAGCAGCCGTGAGGACAAGCACGAGTGCCCCTTTGCCCGAAGCAGCATCCAGCTGACGGTGCTGCTGTGTGAGCTGCTCCGAGTCGGGGAGCCCT GCTCCGAAACAGCCCAGGACTTCTCACCCATGTTCTTCGGCCAAGACCAGAGCTTCCACGAACTCTTCTGTGTGAGCATCCAGCTGCTGAATAAGACTTGGAAGGAGATGCGGGCCACACAGGAGGACTTTGACAAG GTCATGCAAGTGGTTCGGGAGCAGCTGGCCCGCACACTGGCCCTGAAGCCCAGCTCTCTGGAGCTCTTCCGAACCAAGGTGAATGCGCTCACCTACGGGGAGGTGCTGCGGCTGCGGCAGACTGAGCGGTTGCATCAGGAGGGCACGCTGGCCCCTCCCATACT ggAGCTGCGAGAGAAGCTGAAGCCAGAGCTCTTGGGCCTGATCCGCCAGCAGCGTTTGCTTCGCCTCTGCGAGGGGACACTCTTCCGCAAGATCAGCAGCCGGAGGCGCCAGG ACAAGCTGTGGTTCTGCTGCCTGTCGCCCAACCACAAGGTGCTGCAGTATGGGGATGTGGAGGACAGTGCTGGGCCACCCGCCCCCGAGAGCCTCCCTGAGCAGC TCCCTGTGGCTGACATCAGAGCACTACTGACTGGCAAGGACTGCCCCCACGTCCGGGAGAAGGGCTCCGTGAAGAACAAG GACCTCTATGAGTTAGCTTTCTCAGTCAGCTACGACCACGGGGAGGAAGAGGCGTACCTCAACTTCATCGCCCCCTCCAAACGGGAG TTCCACCTGTGGACAGATGGGCTGAGCACCCTGCTGGGAAGTCCCATGGGCAGTGAGCAGACacgactggacctggagcagcTGCTGACCATGGAGACCAAGCTACGGTTGTTGGAGCTGGAGAACGTGTCCATCCCTGAACAGCCACCTcccatccccccgccccccaccaacTTTAACTTCTGCTATGACTGCAACATCGCTGAACCTTGA
- the E2F4 gene encoding transcription factor E2F4, whose amino-acid sequence MAEAGPQAPPPPGTPSRHEKSLGLLTTKFVSLLQEAKDGVLDLKLAADTLAVRQKRRIYDITNVLEGIGLIEKKSKNSIQWKGVGPGCNTREIADKLIELKAEIEELQQREQELDQHKVWVQQSIRNVTEDVQNSCLAYVTHEDICRCFAGDTLLAIRAPSGTSLEVPIPEGLNGQKKYQIHLKSMSGPIEVLLVNKEAWSSPPVAVPVPPPEDLLQSPPAVSTPPTPPKPAMALTQDVSRPSSPQMTAPTCVPGSTEAQGVTSPSAEITVSGGPGTNSKDSGELSSLPLGLTALDTRPLQSSALLDSSSSSSSSSSNSSSSGPNPSTSFEPIKADPTGVLELPKELSEIFDPTRECMSSELLEELMSSEVFAPLLRLSPPPGDHDYIYNLDESEGVCDLFDVPVLNL is encoded by the exons ATGGCGGAGGCCGGGCCACAGGCGCCGCCGCCCCCGGGTACCCCAAGCCGGCATGAGAAGAGCTTGGGACTTCTCACTACCAAGTTCGTGTCGCTTCTGCAGGAGGCCAAGGACGGCGTGCTTGACCTCAAGCTG gcagctGACACCCTAGCTGTGCGCCAGAAGCGGCGGATTTACGACATTACCAACGTGCTGGAAGGTATTGGGCTGATCGAGAAAAAATCCAAGAATAGCATCCAGTGGAA GGGCGTGGGGCCTGGCTGCAATACCCGGGAGATTGCGGACAAGCTGATTGAGCTCAAGGCAGAGATCGAGGAGCTGCAGCAGCGAGAGCAAGAACTGGACCAGCACAAGGTGTGGGTGCAGCAGAGCATCCGGAACGTCACAGAGGACGTGCAGAACAGCTG CTTGGCCTACGTGACTCATGAGGACATCTGCAGATGCTTTGCTG GAGACACCCTCCTGGCCATCCGGGCTCCATCGGGCACCAGCCTGGAGGTACCCATCCCAGAG ggccTCAATGGGCAGAAGAAGTACCAGATTCATTTGAAGAGCATGAGCGGCCCCATCGAGGTGCTGTTGGTGAACAAGGAGGCATGGAGCTCGCCGCCGGTGGCAGTGCCTGTGCCACCCCCTGAAGATCTGCTCCAGAGCCCACCTGCTGTCTCTACCCCTCCAACTCCACCCAAACCTGCTATGGCCCTGACCCAGGATGTCTCACGCCCAAGTAGTCCCCAGATGACTGCCCCCACCTGTGTACCTGGCAGCACCGAAGCCCAAGGGGTGACCAGTCCATCAGCTGAAATCACAG TGAGTGGCGGCCCTGGAACCAATAGCAAGGACAGTGGTGAGCTCAGCTCACTTCCGCTGGGCCTGACAGCACTGGACACTCGGCCACTGCAGTCCTCTGCCCTGCTGGACAgcagtagtagcagcagcagcagcagcagcaatagcAGTTCATCTGGACCCAACCCTTCTACCTCCTTTGAGCCCATCAAGGCGGACCCCACAGGTG ttCTGGAACTCCCCAAAGAACTGTCAGAAATCTTTGATCCCACACGAG agtGCATGAGCTCAGAGCTGCTGGAGGAGCTGATGTCCTCAGAAG TGTTTGCCCCTCTTCTCCGCCTTTCTCCGCCCCCCGGAGACCATGATTACATCTACAACCTGGATGAGAGTGAAGGTGTCTGTGACCTCTTTGATGTGCCTGTTCTCAACCTCTGA